A window of Cyanobacteriota bacterium contains these coding sequences:
- the infA gene encoding translation initiation factor IF-1, whose translation MSKQDLIEMEGTVTESLPNAMFRVDLDNGFNVLAHISGKIRRNYIKILPGDRVKVELTPYDLTKGRITYRLKNKK comes from the coding sequence TTGTCTAAGCAAGACTTGATCGAAATGGAAGGCACTGTGACTGAATCCTTGCCGAACGCCATGTTTCGGGTTGATTTAGACAACGGGTTCAACGTATTGGCGCACATTTCCGGCAAGATTCGCCGCAACTACATCAAAATTCTTCCTGGCGATCGTGTCAAGGTAGAGCTAACGCCCTATGACCTTACAAAAGGAAGAATCACCTATCGATTGAAGAACAAAAAGTAG
- the rpmJ gene encoding 50S ribosomal protein L36: MKVRASVKKMCEKCRVIRRHGRVMVICAANPKHKQRQG, from the coding sequence ATGAAGGTTCGAGCATCGGTTAAGAAAATGTGCGAAAAATGTCGTGTTATTCGTCGGCATGGGCGAGTAATGGTGATTTGTGCTGCCAACCCGAAGCACAAGCAGCGGCAAGGTTAG